Proteins encoded together in one Bacteroidetes Order II. bacterium window:
- a CDS encoding pseudouridine-5'-phosphate glycosidase, giving the protein MPPIVALESTVISHGLPYPQNIQLAQRLEAIIREEGVRPATIGIIGGRIIAGLNEAHIRLLATAQDIRKVSRRDLPIVVARKLHGATTVAATMWAAHRAGIQVFATGGIGGVHRGLGDLGTGSFDVSADLQELAQTPVTVVCAGAKAILDLPATLEYLETFGVTVIGYQTNEFPAFYSRESGLTVDVRCDTPEEVAAIIRAKRQLNLPGGILVAVPIPEEAAIPKGEIEPIIALAIEEAEFHKLRSAAVTPFLLKKIAEMTGKRSVEANLVLLENNARVAAQIARVLG; this is encoded by the coding sequence ATGCCACCCATTGTTGCTTTAGAATCTACGGTCATCAGTCATGGCTTGCCCTATCCACAAAACATACAACTGGCTCAACGCTTAGAGGCGATTATCCGAGAGGAAGGAGTACGGCCTGCCACCATTGGTATAATTGGAGGCCGAATCATTGCTGGATTGAACGAGGCGCACATTCGGCTTTTGGCGACAGCACAAGACATTCGCAAAGTGAGCCGCCGCGACTTGCCCATTGTGGTGGCCCGAAAACTACATGGTGCTACTACGGTTGCGGCCACCATGTGGGCAGCCCATCGAGCCGGGATACAAGTGTTTGCAACTGGCGGGATTGGCGGCGTCCATCGTGGGTTGGGGGACCTTGGAACCGGAAGTTTTGATGTAAGTGCAGATTTGCAGGAGTTAGCCCAAACGCCCGTTACGGTGGTGTGTGCGGGTGCAAAAGCGATATTGGACTTACCCGCGACGTTGGAATACCTCGAAACGTTTGGTGTTACCGTTATTGGTTATCAAACAAATGAATTTCCAGCATTTTATAGCCGAGAGAGTGGCCTAACAGTGGATGTGCGTTGCGATACGCCCGAAGAAGTGGCAGCGATCATAAGGGCCAAGCGGCAACTAAATTTGCCGGGAGGTATATTGGTGGCGGTGCCTATTCCCGAAGAAGCCGCTATTCCGAAGGGCGAAATTGAGCCTATCATCGCTTTGGCCATTGAGGAAGCCGAGTTCCATAAACTACGTTCGGCGGCTGTAACCCCCTTTCTCCTCAAAAAAATAGCCGAAATGACGGGTAAACGTAGCGTAGAAGCAAATTTGGTACTCCTCGAAAATAATGCACGAGTGGCAGCCCAAATTGCACGTGTTCTCGGTTAA